A genome region from Gigantopelta aegis isolate Gae_Host chromosome 3, Gae_host_genome, whole genome shotgun sequence includes the following:
- the LOC121369444 gene encoding uncharacterized protein LOC121369444, whose protein sequence is MQESFLTQMRVMKDKLRTIETGRVPAPPRAGYQARGQYGPPPPPAPYAPVAPVAPVAPPPPPAPAPPIEDLQPVKARVDIYGGTATYILEYRADKEPRIIWRANKEPVAISTEGIVTKVFHYNYGRSTLRISKDKEVIASVIVDHVTFVIGFKPNPAKSMETIIDPSDFSVKPGPDVPFKSGKSINFTVEAKEFVPGYQPLMDFQWKCWLGNNTLIPGVIEQYPQWREVQGGVVRVGPLRAVNREKVLGKLKMTYELLTQYGDYEGVLIFSRYLGSSNAVSVIKGMTELRYVIIRQEYNLDPFPMGFIDFVQTSPPIQPCVENETCSIACHAIGNVPDYIVLKMEGRRIAKPLPRLDVREPYMLYSHFGIKRMSSADEGEYTCSASSGNHTVEISTRLAISEEVVIVNQTSGVHRSGNKIIVTCTATGRPLPRVTMFENYAYRNEMHEGVNYRHQRWIDRNPSVNRVIFRITINVRKPDLWRVICMADNPFHLKVIDFMISSPPRSHTG, encoded by the exons ATGCAGGAGTCGTTTCTAACCCAGATGAGAGTGATGAAGGATAAACTCCGCACCATAGAGACGGGCAGGGTGCCCGCCCCACCACGGGCCGGTTACCAG GCCCGTGGCCAATATGGGCCTCCCCCTCCACCAGCACCGTACGCTCCGGTAGCGCCAGTAGCGCCCGTAGCGCCGCCACCGCCGCCAGCCCCAGCGCCCCCTATCGAGGACCTGCAGCCAGTGAAAGCCCGCGTCGACATCTACGGCGGCACCGCAACGTATATCCTGGAATACAGAGCGGACAAGGAACCCAGGATCATCTGGAGAGCCAACAAAGAGCCTGTTG CTATTAGCACCGAGGGAATTGTTACGAAGGTTTTCCATTACAACTATGGCCGATCAACTCTAAGAATATCAAAAGACAAAGAGGTCATCGCTTCTGTCATTgttgatcacgtgacctttGTCATCGGGTTCAAGCCCAACCCAGCGAAATCCATGGAAACCATAATAGATCCGTCCGACTTCAGCGTGAAGCCCGGTCCGGACGTGCCTTTCAAGAGTGGGAAGTCCATCAACTTCACCGTGGAAGCTAAAGAGTTCGTGCCTGGCTACCAGCCTCTGATGGACTTCCAGTGGAAGTGCTGGCTGGGCAACAACACCCTCATCCCCGGGGTCATCGAGCAGTACCCCCAGTGGCGGGAGGTGCAGGGCGGGGTGGTCAGGGTGGGGCCTCTCAGGGCTGTCAATCGTGAGAAGGTGCTCGGCAAGCTCAAGATGACGTACGAGCTGCTGACGCAATACGGCGACTACGAAGGCGTTCTCATTTTCTCCAGATACCTGGGCAGCAGCAACGCCGTGTCCGTCATCAAGGGTATGACGGAGCTGCGATACGTCATCATCCGACAGGAGTACAACCTCGATCCGTTCCCCATGGGCTTCATCGACTTTGTTCAGACGAGTCCACCCATACAACCCTGCGTTGAAAACGAGACCTGCTCCATAGCCTGCCACGCCATTGGCAACGTGCCGGACTATATTGTTCTGAAAATGGAAGGGCGCCGCATCGCGAAGCCGCTTCCGCGGCTGGACGTCCGTGAGCCGTACATGCTGTACTCGCATTTCGGGATCAAGAGGATGTCGAGCGCTGACGAAGGGGAGTACACGTGCTCGGCGTCCAGCGGCAACCACACGGTGGAGATCTCAACCAGACTGGCCATCAGCGAGGAGGTGGTCATCGTCAACCAGACGTCTGGCGTTCACAGGAGCGGCAACAAG ATCATAGTGACGTGTACAGCCACGGGGAGACCGCTACCCCGCGTGACCATGTTCGAGAACTACGCTTACCGCAACGAAATGCACGAAGGTGTTAACTATCGCCATCAGAGATGGATTGACCGGAACCCCAGCGTCAACAGAGTTATCTTCCGCATCACCATCAACGTCCGGAAACCCGACCTCTGGCGAGTGATCTGTATGGCCGATAACCCTTTCCATCTGAAAGTTATAGACTTTATGATCAGCTCCCCACCCCGGAGTCACACCGGTTGA
- the LOC121367282 gene encoding uncharacterized protein LOC121367282: MKITGGLTRGRGMGETERIQWLLSMPACIDVNSAMQEFTDTNFVTSDQHKDMTDARLKRDDKGTKQLLGFIQNRNPFSPNVSLRNIVSGITADNTVNADDATDDASEDVKSMACCNALDYTLRRKQVDTTCQKLSASVDGEPIHVDPQLLFQRLVTAARGVTEHVGNIFKYELCTLPSSMFEAFGLLRQANKSALAAAI; the protein is encoded by the coding sequence ATGAAGATAACCGGAGGACTAACACGAGGCCGAGGAATGGGTGAGACTGAGCGTATACAGTGGTTGCTGTCTATGCCTGCTTGTATTGATGTAAACAGTGCCATGCAGGAGTTCACTGATACAAATTTTGTCACAAGTGATCAACACAAAGACATGACAGATGCTAGGCTAAAGCGAGATGACAAAGGCACCAAGCAACTTTTAGGGTTCATACAAAATCGAAACCCATTTAGTCCTAATGTAAGTCTTCGCAACATTGTCTCTGGTATTACTGCTGATAATACTGTGAATGCTGATGATGCCACGGATGATGCCTCAGAAGATGTGAAATCAATGGCTTGTTGTAATGCCCTGGATTATACTTTGAGAAGAAAACAGGTTGACACTACGTGCCAAAAGTTATCAGCTAGTGTTGATGGTGAACCAATCCATGTGGATCCTCAGTTGCTCTTCCAACGTTTAGTGACAGCTGCACGTGGTGTTACTGAACATGTTGGGAACatcttcaaatatgaactttgtACTCTCCCATCTTCTATGTTTGAAgcatttgggcttcttagacaGGCTAATAAATCTGCTCTTGCTGCAGCAATCTAA